Proteins from a genomic interval of Acetivibrio cellulolyticus CD2:
- a CDS encoding glycosyltransferase family 39 protein yields MLPLNSFAQGENLANNPEFEQGSIDTWISECWDKNEGVTQFSLDETQVHSGSKSALIVNNSANDSRYKQTINVKANTYYRMSCWIKTVNIGSEQKGANLSIENSLDSTKDIKGTSNYWEYVELYGKTSPNQQSFTLTLGIGGYGSTNTGKAWFDSVEVVELDSLPPGKTSVSMDPNWNSHQNQSANSTVSPFLVGFIVLMAGIIFSALFIIYKDKNSKIKSAPKIKTKTLSDFDESALPARSQLKKVRFDKKDFLIMASMSLIYLLVALFNLGDLKVPTTSWLPSKVGENFTVDLGKDTTLSRIYFNLGLGSDRDASGKYTIEYLDGQNGFVHLASFVKEDIFSWKYIETAPVKTRQLKFIVDDAGGTLNEIGIFEYGSTKPLQGITIIKKNVNENSKGSIENLFDEQNLVVFKPSYKNSMYFDEVYHARTAYEHINKIEPYETTHPPLGKVILSLGLLIFGMVPFGWRIMGTLFGAAMIPVMYAFGKKIFHKRFYAFCSAFLMMFEFMHFSQTRIATIDSYVTLFIILMYYYMYDYFTNKSYVLGFKASLKPLFLSGLFFGLGAASKWIAFYGAAGLALLFFVTKISEFNDYKKLIAKEPQKGSWVYRFFPLYVNSTVAYCVFAFILMPLIIYTLSYIPWMQVPGEGHGLNLFYDNSVSMFNYHSNLVDDHPYQSSWWEWPIMVKPMAFYFGSDLEPDMASKIFTMGNPAIWWTGILVFVIFTVFALSKLKKYYVPIFITSAAAFAFTALPGTLTTSVTKFGRLETWWMAICATILILLLILSKFDKKQLLASAASYIGFIIPVLLFYGAEKNLDFYKQLSTRLAILIFLAICISILFRGIYKYDRKLLVIMAAIVFQYIPWIFITRVAFIYHYFSIVPFLILSIVYIINIFVDKYPKGKFIAYVYLGLVFALFVLYYPGLSGLEVPIEYMGNLKWFGTWYF; encoded by the coding sequence ATGCTACCACTTAACTCCTTTGCACAGGGTGAAAACCTTGCCAATAATCCCGAATTCGAGCAAGGTAGTATAGATACATGGATTTCTGAATGTTGGGATAAAAATGAAGGTGTTACTCAGTTTTCACTTGATGAAACACAAGTACACAGTGGCTCTAAAAGTGCCTTAATTGTAAATAACTCTGCAAACGACTCAAGATACAAACAGACTATAAATGTCAAAGCTAATACTTATTATAGAATGTCTTGCTGGATAAAAACTGTAAATATAGGCTCTGAGCAAAAAGGCGCTAACCTTTCAATTGAAAATTCTCTTGATTCCACAAAAGATATCAAGGGAACAAGTAACTATTGGGAGTATGTTGAGCTTTATGGAAAGACAAGCCCCAACCAGCAGAGCTTTACCCTGACTTTAGGCATAGGTGGATATGGCAGTACAAATACAGGTAAAGCTTGGTTCGACAGTGTTGAAGTGGTCGAACTTGACAGTCTGCCTCCCGGAAAAACTTCCGTAAGTATGGATCCAAACTGGAATTCACACCAAAATCAATCCGCTAATAGCACTGTTAGTCCTTTTCTTGTTGGGTTCATCGTCTTAATGGCAGGAATTATATTTTCTGCGTTATTCATTATATATAAGGACAAGAATTCCAAGATAAAATCTGCACCAAAAATCAAAACTAAAACTTTATCGGATTTTGATGAAAGTGCACTTCCTGCAAGATCCCAATTAAAAAAGGTCAGGTTTGACAAAAAAGACTTTCTTATTATGGCCTCAATGTCTCTTATATACCTTTTGGTAGCTTTGTTCAATCTTGGCGATCTTAAAGTACCAACTACATCATGGCTGCCGTCTAAGGTCGGAGAAAACTTTACTGTCGATCTAGGAAAGGACACTACACTTTCTCGAATCTATTTTAATTTAGGACTTGGCAGTGACAGAGATGCCTCCGGAAAGTATACAATCGAGTATCTTGACGGACAAAACGGCTTTGTACATCTTGCTTCTTTTGTAAAAGAGGATATCTTTAGCTGGAAGTATATTGAAACTGCTCCTGTTAAGACAAGACAACTTAAGTTTATAGTTGATGATGCCGGTGGAACACTTAATGAAATAGGTATTTTTGAATATGGAAGTACAAAACCACTGCAAGGCATTACAATAATTAAAAAAAATGTTAACGAAAACAGCAAAGGAAGTATAGAAAATCTTTTTGATGAACAGAACCTTGTAGTATTCAAACCTTCCTATAAGAACAGTATGTATTTTGATGAAGTTTACCATGCACGTACTGCCTATGAACACATAAACAAGATAGAGCCCTATGAAACAACTCATCCCCCATTAGGTAAGGTTATCCTGTCACTGGGTTTACTTATTTTTGGAATGGTGCCTTTTGGCTGGAGAATAATGGGGACATTATTTGGCGCCGCTATGATACCAGTAATGTATGCATTTGGCAAAAAAATCTTTCACAAGAGATTTTACGCATTCTGCTCTGCTTTCCTTATGATGTTTGAATTTATGCATTTCAGCCAAACACGAATTGCCACTATAGACAGTTATGTTACTCTATTTATTATTCTTATGTATTATTACATGTATGATTACTTTACCAATAAATCATACGTTTTAGGGTTCAAAGCATCATTAAAACCACTATTCCTGAGCGGTCTATTTTTTGGACTTGGTGCGGCAAGCAAGTGGATAGCTTTTTATGGTGCTGCAGGACTTGCACTGTTATTCTTCGTTACTAAGATAAGCGAATTTAATGATTACAAAAAACTAATTGCTAAAGAGCCACAAAAAGGCTCCTGGGTATACCGATTCTTCCCGCTCTACGTTAATTCTACAGTTGCATACTGTGTCTTTGCATTTATTTTAATGCCATTAATTATATACACCTTGTCATATATCCCTTGGATGCAGGTTCCCGGCGAAGGTCACGGGCTAAACCTCTTTTACGACAATTCAGTCAGTATGTTTAATTATCATTCAAACCTGGTAGATGATCATCCTTATCAATCATCCTGGTGGGAATGGCCTATTATGGTCAAACCAATGGCCTTCTATTTTGGAAGTGATTTAGAACCTGATATGGCTTCAAAGATTTTTACCATGGGTAACCCTGCTATTTGGTGGACAGGTATTCTCGTCTTTGTTATATTCACGGTCTTTGCACTTTCAAAATTAAAGAAATACTATGTCCCAATCTTCATTACATCGGCTGCAGCATTTGCATTTACAGCACTACCAGGCACATTAACTACTTCTGTTACTAAATTCGGAAGGCTGGAAACATGGTGGATGGCAATATGTGCCACTATATTAATACTATTGCTCATCCTGTCAAAATTTGATAAAAAGCAGCTACTCGCCTCAGCTGCTTCTTATATAGGTTTTATAATTCCCGTTTTACTTTTCTACGGAGCAGAAAAAAATCTGGATTTTTATAAGCAATTGAGTACTCGCTTGGCAATATTGATTTTTCTAGCAATTTGTATTTCAATATTGTTTAGGGGAATATATAAATACGACAGAAAGTTGCTTGTAATTATGGCAGCAATAGTCTTTCAGTATATCCCCTGGATATTTATTACAAGAGTAGCATTTATCTATCACTACTTCTCTATAGTACCATTTTTAATACTTTCAATAGTTTATATAATAAATATTTTTGTCGATAAATATCCTAAAGGAAAGTTTATAGCCTATGTTTATCTTGGATTGGTGTTTGCACTTTTTGTCCTTTATTATCCAGGTCTCTCAGGACTTGAAGTGCCTATTGAATACATGGGCAATTTAAAATGGTTTGGAACCTGGTATTTTTAA
- a CDS encoding glycosyltransferase family 2 protein, with protein MSEKIVCSVVVPLYNEEEVLLETYKRLKKVMDSLNEPYEIVFVNDGSRDKTAQMVYEICNKDNTIKFVDFARNFGHQTAITAGMDFSEGDSVVVIDADLQDPPELIPKMIEKWREGYDVVYGKRASRKGETFFKKFTAKVFYRFLRSMTDVDIPVDTGDFRLIDRKVCDALKLVNEKNRYIRGIISWLGFKQYGLEFNRDKRFAGETKYPLKKMIRFAADAITSFSYKPLKLASYTGMLLSFLSFIYLLVVLCTKLFMPAITQPGWASILAVVLFFNGITLMILGIIGEYIGRIYDEAKGRPLYIVRQTKNFSEEKSNKIIGRK; from the coding sequence ATGTCTGAAAAAATAGTTTGTTCTGTTGTAGTTCCGCTTTATAATGAGGAGGAAGTTCTTCTTGAAACCTATAAGAGGCTCAAAAAAGTCATGGACTCTTTAAATGAGCCCTATGAAATAGTCTTTGTAAATGATGGAAGCAGAGATAAAACAGCTCAAATGGTGTATGAAATTTGCAATAAGGATAATACAATAAAGTTCGTCGACTTTGCTAGAAACTTTGGGCACCAGACAGCTATAACAGCTGGAATGGACTTTTCCGAAGGAGACTCTGTTGTAGTAATTGATGCTGACCTTCAGGATCCACCTGAATTAATACCTAAAATGATTGAAAAATGGCGCGAAGGTTACGATGTTGTTTATGGAAAAAGAGCCAGCAGAAAAGGAGAAACCTTCTTCAAGAAGTTTACTGCAAAAGTGTTCTACCGCTTCTTAAGAAGCATGACTGATGTTGATATTCCTGTAGATACCGGTGACTTCAGGCTTATTGACAGAAAAGTTTGTGACGCATTAAAACTGGTTAACGAGAAAAATAGATATATTCGAGGAATTATAAGCTGGCTGGGTTTCAAACAGTACGGGTTGGAATTTAACAGGGATAAGCGCTTTGCTGGAGAGACAAAGTATCCTTTAAAGAAAATGATCAGATTTGCTGCTGATGCAATAACTTCATTTTCATACAAGCCATTAAAGCTTGCTTCTTATACTGGTATGCTATTGTCCTTCCTCAGCTTTATTTACCTTCTTGTAGTGCTTTGTACAAAGCTGTTTATGCCAGCTATTACTCAGCCAGGATGGGCTTCTATACTTGCAGTTGTCTTGTTTTTTAACGGTATTACATTGATGATTCTTGGTATTATTGGAGAATATATTGGAAGAATTTATGATGAAGCAAAAGGAAGACCATTATATATTGTCAGGCAGACAAAGAATTTTTCAGAAGAAAAGTCAAATAAGATTATAGGAAGAAAATAA
- a CDS encoding adenylosuccinate synthase: MATRVVIGTQWGDEGKGKYIDMLAKTSDVVVRFSGGNNAGHTIVADGVKYALHLIPSGILHKGKTCIIGNGVVVDPAVLLKEMENLADKGISTDKLLISDRAHVIMPYHRLLDELQEKFRGENSIGTTKRGIGPAYADKTERSGIRMCDLIDEEIFVKKVKENLAVKNLIIEKVYGGQAINEDEVISEYLEYAKKLKSHVIDANSLLFDSIEAEKEILFEGAQATFLDLDFGTYPYVTSSNPIAGGVCTGAGIGPVYIDEVYGVLKAYTSRVGAGPFPTEQDNEIGNTIRELGWEYGTTTGRPRRCGWLDLVMIRYAARVNGLTGLAINHVDTIGKLPKIKLCVAYKKDGKETKAFPASLKELAKCEPVYEEFDGWNEDISSVRNFNDLPENAKKYLNRIEELVGVKIKLIGVGKEREQTVRV, encoded by the coding sequence ATGGCTACCAGAGTAGTAATAGGCACACAATGGGGTGATGAGGGAAAGGGAAAGTATATTGATATGCTTGCCAAAACCTCAGATGTAGTAGTACGTTTTTCAGGCGGAAATAATGCAGGACATACAATAGTCGCGGATGGAGTTAAATACGCGTTGCACCTCATACCATCAGGTATCCTTCATAAGGGGAAAACGTGCATAATTGGGAATGGAGTAGTTGTAGATCCGGCCGTTTTATTAAAAGAAATGGAGAATCTTGCGGATAAAGGAATTAGTACAGATAAACTTTTAATTAGTGATAGAGCGCATGTAATAATGCCATATCATAGACTCCTTGATGAGCTTCAGGAGAAGTTTAGAGGAGAAAATTCAATAGGAACTACAAAAAGAGGTATAGGACCTGCATATGCCGATAAAACAGAAAGATCCGGAATAAGAATGTGTGACTTAATAGATGAAGAGATTTTTGTAAAAAAGGTAAAAGAAAACCTTGCTGTTAAGAATCTTATTATTGAAAAAGTATATGGCGGGCAGGCAATTAACGAGGACGAAGTAATTTCAGAATATTTGGAATATGCTAAAAAGTTAAAGTCTCATGTTATAGATGCTAACAGCTTACTTTTTGATAGTATTGAAGCTGAAAAGGAAATTTTGTTTGAAGGAGCTCAAGCTACGTTCCTGGATTTGGATTTTGGTACATATCCGTATGTTACATCCTCAAACCCTATAGCGGGTGGAGTTTGTACAGGTGCTGGAATAGGGCCTGTATATATTGATGAGGTTTATGGCGTTTTGAAGGCTTATACTTCGAGAGTTGGAGCTGGACCATTTCCGACTGAGCAGGATAACGAAATAGGCAATACCATAAGAGAGCTTGGTTGGGAGTATGGTACAACCACAGGAAGACCGAGACGTTGTGGGTGGCTTGATTTGGTTATGATAAGATATGCCGCAAGGGTTAATGGTTTAACGGGACTTGCAATAAATCATGTAGATACGATTGGAAAGCTCCCTAAGATCAAACTTTGTGTAGCATACAAGAAAGACGGTAAAGAGACAAAAGCTTTTCCTGCAAGCTTGAAAGAGCTTGCTAAATGTGAGCCTGTTTATGAAGAATTTGACGGATGGAATGAGGATATTTCAAGTGTTAGGAATTTTAATGATTTACCAGAGAATGCAAAGAAGTATCTGAACAGGATTGAAGAGCTCGTAGGTGTTAAAATAAAGCTAATTGGAGTAGGAAAAGAAAGAGAGCAAACGGTAAGAGTATAA
- a CDS encoding DUF1858 domain-containing protein has translation MNKITSDMIISEVLRIDRGTAPIFLNNGMHCLGCPSSSGESIEDACAIHGIDAEKLVKELNEYFAKKEQA, from the coding sequence ATGAACAAAATTACATCAGATATGATAATATCAGAGGTTTTAAGAATTGATAGGGGAACTGCACCTATATTCTTAAATAATGGAATGCACTGTTTGGGTTGCCCATCTTCATCTGGGGAAAGTATTGAAGATGCTTGTGCAATTCATGGTATAGATGCTGAAAAACTTGTTAAAGAACTTAATGAGTATTTTGCCAAAAAGGAACAGGCATAA
- a CDS encoding Fe-S-containing hydro-lyase encodes MLYNLEAPLCKADVKKLKAGDIVNISGIIYTARDAAHKRMIGLLEEGKSLPFDIKDQVIYYVGPCPAKPGEVIGSAGPTTSGRVDAYTPKLIEMGLSGMIGKGLRDNSVIEAMKKYGAVYFGAIGGAGALIAKSIIHEEIVAFPDLGTEAIRKLTVKEFPVTVIIDSLGNNLYEAGKKMFRQTI; translated from the coding sequence TTGCTGTACAATTTGGAAGCACCTTTATGTAAGGCTGATGTAAAAAAGCTTAAAGCAGGAGATATAGTTAATATTAGCGGTATTATTTATACTGCAAGGGATGCTGCTCATAAAAGAATGATTGGTTTGCTGGAAGAAGGTAAAAGCCTACCTTTTGATATAAAGGACCAGGTTATATATTATGTTGGACCATGTCCGGCAAAGCCCGGAGAGGTGATTGGATCAGCGGGTCCAACTACGAGCGGCCGGGTAGATGCTTATACACCAAAACTCATTGAGATGGGTTTAAGCGGAATGATAGGAAAGGGTCTCAGAGACAATAGCGTTATTGAGGCTATGAAGAAATATGGAGCTGTATATTTCGGTGCTATTGGAGGGGCAGGAGCATTAATAGCTAAAAGTATAATACATGAAGAAATAGTTGCTTTTCCCGACTTAGGGACAGAAGCAATAAGAAAGTTAACAGTTAAAGAATTCCCTGTAACAGTTATCATTGATAGTTTAGGGAATAATTTATATGAAGCAGGAAAGAAAATGTTTAGACAAACTATTTAA
- a CDS encoding fumarate hydratase, with translation MRTIHTDEITEIVQKLCKSANYYLNEDILNGIKHALETEESETGKDILSKLIDNAGIAKEKEVAICQDTGMAVVFVDVGQEVHITGGSLTDSINEGVRRGYESGYLRKSVVKDPIDRVNTKDNTPAVIHYNIVEGDKVKITVAPKGFGSENMSALKMLKPSDGLDGVKKFVIDTVDNAGPNPCPPIIVGVGIGGTMEKAALLAKKALLRPIDQRSNVKYVNELEAQLLSDINKLGIGPSGLGGRTTALAVNIEVYPTHIAGLPVAVNINCHVTRHAEAEI, from the coding sequence ATGAGAACAATACATACGGATGAAATAACTGAAATAGTACAAAAACTTTGTAAAAGTGCGAATTACTATCTAAATGAAGATATACTAAACGGTATTAAGCACGCACTGGAAACTGAAGAGTCAGAAACAGGTAAGGATATATTAAGTAAGCTTATTGATAATGCTGGTATTGCCAAAGAAAAGGAAGTAGCTATTTGTCAGGATACCGGTATGGCCGTAGTTTTTGTTGATGTAGGGCAGGAAGTACATATAACAGGAGGAAGCCTTACAGATTCTATAAATGAAGGTGTAAGAAGAGGATATGAGAGCGGGTATCTTAGAAAATCCGTTGTGAAAGATCCTATAGATAGGGTTAATACAAAGGATAACACGCCTGCCGTGATTCATTATAATATTGTGGAAGGTGACAAAGTAAAAATCACTGTTGCTCCTAAAGGATTTGGAAGCGAAAATATGAGTGCTTTGAAGATGTTAAAGCCATCAGATGGATTGGATGGAGTCAAGAAGTTTGTCATAGATACTGTTGACAATGCGGGGCCAAATCCATGCCCTCCTATTATAGTAGGTGTTGGTATAGGCGGAACAATGGAAAAGGCAGCACTGTTGGCTAAAAAGGCGCTTTTAAGGCCAATAGATCAAAGAAGTAATGTTAAATATGTGAACGAACTTGAGGCCCAATTGTTAAGTGATATAAATAAATTGGGAATAGGTCCATCCGGTCTTGGTGGAAGGACTACTGCGTTAGCTGTAAATATTGAGGTATATCCTACTCATATAGCAGGACTTCCTGTTGCTGTCAATATTAATTGCCATGTAACAAGGCATGCAGAGGCAGAGATATAG
- a CDS encoding adenine nucleotide alpha hydrolase family protein has translation MDSPKNILVCVTQQKTCERLIRRAASLKDDLKGELFVIHVAKNAWNFLDNIKEGEALDYLFRISKSVGADLSVLKSDNIVETIVTFAREKKISYIVMGESPNDHKENNFFNELKCLLSNVEIKIVPQEEI, from the coding sequence TTGGATTCTCCTAAAAACATTCTGGTATGCGTTACTCAACAGAAAACATGCGAAAGGTTGATTAGAAGGGCAGCAAGTTTGAAAGATGATCTAAAAGGTGAGCTATTCGTTATACATGTTGCAAAGAACGCATGGAACTTCTTAGACAACATCAAAGAAGGAGAAGCACTCGACTACCTGTTTAGAATTTCTAAATCTGTAGGAGCTGATTTATCAGTACTAAAATCAGATAACATTGTTGAAACAATAGTTACCTTTGCAAGAGAAAAAAAGATATCATATATTGTGATGGGTGAATCACCTAACGATCATAAGGAAAACAATTTTTTTAACGAGCTAAAATGTCTGCTAAGTAATGTAGAAATAAAAATAGTGCCTCAAGAAGAAATATGA
- a CDS encoding HU family DNA-binding protein has protein sequence MNKTELVNSIASKSGLNKKNSEAALNALISSVEETLEKGDKVVLVGFGTFEVRNRAARKGRNPQTKKEITIPASKAPVFKAGKGLKDIINKK, from the coding sequence ATGAACAAAACAGAATTGGTAAACTCAATTGCTTCAAAATCTGGTTTAAACAAAAAGAACAGTGAAGCTGCTTTAAACGCTTTAATCTCATCAGTTGAAGAAACTCTTGAAAAAGGCGATAAAGTTGTGCTTGTTGGCTTTGGTACTTTTGAAGTAAGAAACAGGGCTGCTAGAAAGGGAAGAAACCCACAAACTAAAAAAGAAATCACAATCCCAGCATCAAAGGCTCCTGTATTTAAAGCAGGTAAAGGCCTAAAAGATATTATTAATAAAAAGTAA
- the spo0A gene encoding sporulation transcription factor Spo0A, with protein sequence MKDKITVLIADDNVEFEELLKEYMDQYDDISVEGIAKDGMQALEMIKSIKPDVVVLDVIMPNIDGIGVLEKLATQQMDRKPLFIMLSAIGQDVFVQKAVSLGAEYYIIKPFDVEVLVTRIRQLYEEKYLSAFSYKPVNKNMEFANADALDRTYDIEVEVTNLMHEVGIPPHMAGYQYLREAIVLTVKNPKMFSSITKSLYPAVADKFNTSSQKVERAIRNAIESAWARGNLDTIDSLFGYTINYTKGKPTNSECIAMMSDKIRISMGIR encoded by the coding sequence ATGAAAGATAAAATTACAGTTTTAATTGCAGATGACAATGTGGAATTTGAAGAATTATTAAAGGAATATATGGACCAGTACGACGATATAAGTGTTGAAGGTATTGCTAAGGATGGAATGCAGGCTTTAGAAATGATTAAATCTATAAAGCCTGATGTTGTTGTTCTTGATGTTATTATGCCAAACATTGACGGAATAGGTGTTTTAGAGAAACTGGCAACGCAGCAGATGGATCGGAAGCCTCTTTTTATTATGTTATCGGCAATTGGTCAGGATGTGTTTGTCCAAAAGGCAGTATCATTGGGTGCAGAGTATTACATTATAAAACCTTTTGACGTTGAGGTTCTAGTTACTAGAATAAGGCAGCTATATGAGGAAAAATATCTTTCGGCTTTTTCCTATAAGCCAGTAAATAAAAATATGGAGTTTGCTAACGCTGATGCTTTAGATCGTACATATGATATTGAAGTGGAAGTTACAAATCTGATGCATGAGGTTGGAATACCTCCGCACATGGCGGGCTACCAGTACTTAAGGGAAGCGATTGTGCTAACTGTGAAAAATCCAAAGATGTTTAGTTCAATAACAAAGAGTTTGTATCCTGCTGTTGCTGATAAATTTAATACTTCGTCGCAAAAAGTGGAAAGAGCGATAAGGAATGCAATTGAAAGTGCATGGGCAAGGGGAAATCTTGATACTATAGATTCTTTGTTTGGATATACAATTAACTATACAAAGGGTAAACCTACAAATTCTGAGTGCATTGCAATGATGTCAGATAAGATCAGAATTTCAATGGGAATCAGGTAA